Proteins encoded within one genomic window of Leptolyngbya sp. CCY15150:
- a CDS encoding LuxR C-terminal-related transcriptional regulator, which yields MLAVLNTPLLRSQPSSHPQAVQPERAERSPHRQPQDLDDLAFFQAVLEGFMDGVVLVTSTGKVLHTNRAAQRLFQQASSSTHTENPSLPPCIWHLCQWAIAYRNDYPQDEQHLILEAEVLLNEQVNVRARVRWLSGLRHHDACLLVTLEDLTQVAQQLAIAAMHQYGLTPREAEVWQYRLQGYSYQQMAQELHISENTVKKHIKNILSKRRSVQPD from the coding sequence GTGCTAGCTGTTCTCAATACCCCCTTGTTACGGTCACAGCCATCTAGTCATCCCCAAGCGGTTCAACCAGAACGTGCCGAGCGATCGCCCCATCGCCAGCCCCAGGATCTGGATGATCTCGCTTTTTTCCAAGCCGTCCTAGAAGGATTTATGGATGGCGTTGTTTTGGTCACCAGCACCGGCAAGGTGTTGCACACCAACCGAGCGGCCCAGCGCCTTTTTCAGCAAGCCTCTAGTTCAACCCACACCGAGAATCCTAGCCTACCGCCCTGCATCTGGCACCTTTGCCAATGGGCGATCGCCTACCGCAATGACTATCCCCAAGATGAGCAACATCTCATTTTGGAAGCGGAAGTTTTGCTGAATGAACAGGTGAATGTCCGGGCGCGGGTGCGCTGGCTCAGCGGTTTGCGTCATCACGATGCTTGCCTCTTGGTGACCCTAGAAGATTTGACCCAAGTTGCCCAACAATTGGCGATCGCCGCTATGCATCAGTATGGCTTAACGCCTCGGGAAGCGGAAGTTTGGCAGTACCGCCTGCAAGGCTATTCCTATCAACAGATGGCTCAAGAGCTACATATTTCGGAAAATACCGTGAAGAAACATATCAAAAATATTCTGTCCAAGCGGCGATCGGTACAGCCCGACTAG
- a CDS encoding DUF2237 domain-containing protein encodes MAEAMNVLGEPLAACCTDPVTGFYRDGYCNTGGGDFGAHVVCAQMTAEFLNYTQAQGNDLSTPRPMFNFPGLKPGDRWCLCASRWKEALDDGVAPPVVLASTHASALEHVSLGDLKRYAVE; translated from the coding sequence ATGGCTGAGGCAATGAATGTGTTGGGTGAACCCCTAGCGGCCTGCTGCACCGATCCGGTCACGGGATTTTATCGAGATGGCTACTGCAACACCGGCGGAGGTGATTTTGGTGCCCATGTAGTCTGTGCTCAGATGACGGCAGAGTTTTTGAACTATACCCAAGCCCAAGGCAATGACCTGAGCACCCCCCGCCCGATGTTTAACTTTCCAGGACTAAAGCCGGGCGATCGCTGGTGTTTATGTGCCTCTCGCTGGAAGGAGGCCCTAGATGATGGCGTGGCTCCTCCGGTGGTTTTAGCCTCGACCCATGCCTCTGCCCTAGAGCATGTTTCTTTGGGTGACCTGAAACGCTACGCGGTGGAGTAG